The DNA window GTTTTCGTCCTTGAGATAGATCATATCGGTGCTCGACTGGATAAAAGTCGCCTGCATCAGTTTCGACCGCCCGAAACTCGCGTCGAGCTCTTTTTGCTTCGTGATGTCCTGGACCGGGCACAGATGATTGTTTTCGTTGTTGCCGAGCTTGTGCGCCGTGACGATCATGTTCACCCAGACCGGCGAGCCGTCGGGTTTCAGATAGCGCTTCTCCATTTCATACTGTTTGATCTCACCGGCTTTGAAACGCTTATATTGTTCCAAATCGGCCTGCAGGTCGTCGGGATGGGTGATATCGGTCCAGTCGACCTCCGCCAGTTCCTCTTTGGCCCTGCCTAATATTTTTTCAAACATCGGGTTGACCGCGAAGGACCCGTATTCGGACTTGTGAGAAAAATGCTTGTCGCTCATCAGCGCGATGCCGACGGGTGCCTGTTCGAACACGCTTTCATAGACGGCTTTTTTATAATCGAGCTCCGCGTTCAGGCGCTTGATCTTCTGATACTGCCCGTGGCCGAAAGCCGCGAGGCCGGCGAGCATGCAGACGCAAAGCACGACCAGCGCTTCGGGAAGCACTTTTGAAAAGATATTCGCGTTCCACTCTTTCGCGGGATAATCGACGCCGAACACGGCGATCACGCTGCCGGCGTCGTTTTTCACCGGCACCAGCACGCTGATCCAGGTGCCCCACCGGTCAGTTACCGGTTCGGAAAGCACCGTCTCGCCCGTCAGAAAAGGTTTTCGGGTTGTAAGACTCTCCTCGACGTAAACCTGCCCGGGCGGCGAATAATCGGGGGAATCGGCCGGCTCGGAATCGGCCAAAAAAACGATGCCGCCGTCTTTGAGCCCCAGCAGATAGGCGAACCGGATGGGTTGCGCCGTCCGCGTGAGCTGCGCGAGGCCCTCTTTGAGCGTTTCGTAGCCCGGCGTTCCGGCGTCCGCAATGCTGCCCGTCAGCCCGGCGGCGTATTCGACGGGCATGAGCGCTGCCGCCGACTCTGCGAGCCGGACGCTTCCGTCTCGGCGGCATGCCTGTAACGCCCGTAAGAAAACACCAAAAAGAGCGCGCCGAACACGGCGACGGCGACGATGACGGCGGCGACGCGGGCCCGGACTTTTTGCTCGTGCGTGCTCATAAAATCCCTCCGGGTTTTTCCCTTTGATTTGCGGACGTGATTTCGGAATTCGCTATTTTTCGGTTCGCCGTTTCTTCGCTTTTGCCGGTTCCGGCTTCTCCGTTTCGGCGGTGTCGTGTTTCGAATCGTCCACCCGCAGATTCAAAAACAGATCCACGAGTTCGGGGTCAAACTGGATGCCCGATTTTTCGACGATCTCGGCAATGGCGGCCTCGCGGCTCATCGCCGGTTTATAACTCCTCGCGTTGGTCATGGCGTCATAGGAATCGGCCAGCGTGATGATGCGGGCTTCGAGCGGGATCTCCTGCCCTTTGACGCCCTGCGGATATCCGCCGCCGCTCCAGCTTTCGTGGTGGTGCAGGATGTATTTGGCGAGCTCCTTGAATTCGACGCTGGAGCTGAGGATGCGCCAGCTCGCCTCCGCGTGCTTTTCCATCTCTTTGCGCTCCTCGGGGGTCAGGGGCCCGGGTTTGTTCAGAATCTTTTCCTCGGCGCCGATCTTGCCGATGTCGTGTAAAAGCCCCGCGATGCCCATCTTGTTGACGTCGTCCTCCGAAAAGTTCAGCTGCGCGGCGATGAGCTTGCAGATGGCGCTGACCCGCCTCGAATGCGCCTCTTCGCGGGGGCTCTTTTCAAACAGCGCTTTCATGATGACCGAGATCGTGTCACTCTTGCGCCCGGCGTTTTCATAGAGTTTATAGCGGTACATGTAGTTTTCCGCGTTCGCCGTCACGTCGTTCAGCGACTGGCCGGGATTTTCTTTGGTCGCGTAGCCGTAGGAGAGCGAGAGCCCGACGTTGCTGACGGTCTCTTTCAGCGCCGCGTCTTTAATGGCGTTGCCGATGTGCAGCGCGTCTTCGCCTTTGGTGGCGGGCAATAACAGCACAAACTCGTCTCCGCCGGTCCTCGCGGCGACGTCGCCGGGCCGGCAGGCGCTTTGAATCGCGTTTGCGGCTTTGACGATGAACAGGTCGCCGGCCTCGTGCCCGAACGAGTCGTTGACCAGTTTCAGGCCGTTGATGTCGAAGACGATCACCGAAAGGGGCAGTTTTTCGGGCGTATCCAGCTTCGGGAGGATGCTTTCGAAATATCTGCGGTTGTATAAGCCGGTCATCACGTCGTGGCTGCTCATGTGGATCAGATTCATTTCCGACTGTTTGCGCGCGGTGATGTCGGTAAAGGTGATCAGACTCGCCCACAGTTTGCCCTGCGCGTCTTTGACCGGGGTGCCGAACACCTCCAGCAAAATCCTCGACCCGTCGGGCCGCTCGACTTCCATATCTTCAATATGGGAACCGATGCCTTTCATGCCGAGGGAGATCGGCAGTTCCTCGTTGGGATACGGGATATCGGTGCCCGCCTTGTACGCCTTGTAGTCCTCGGAGAGCGTATTGCCGTTCGCGTCCGGCTTCACGCCCCTGCCGAGCAGTTCGCGCCCTTTGTCGTTGACCGCGAGCGGCTTCCCGGTTTGAGCGTCCGCCATGAAAACGCCGACCGGCAGCAGTTTTAAGAGTACGGCCATCAGCTCGTTCTGCCGGCTGATGTTCTCCTGCGCCAGTTTTTTTTCGGTGATGTCGGTCAGAGAGACCTGCACGCCGAGGACGTTTCCGTCGGGGCCCGAGACCCGGGTGTAAATGCTCGAATACCATTCCGGTTTTGAATCGCGCAGCACGCAGTCTTCGTACTGCTGCAGCTTCGCGCTGTTCGCGGCTTTTTGAATGCGCGACAGATACAGCTCCGCCTGTTCTTTCGTAAATAATTCATGTATGGATTTTCCGACGAAGTCCTCCGGCTTCCCGCCGTTGCGCTCGAGCGCCTTGTGGTTATAGGAGATCACGATCCCGTCGGTCGTATAGTAACCGATCCCGACGCCGGAATATTCAAACAGGGAGCGGTAGCGCTGTTCGCTCTCGCGCAGGGCTTTTTCGGCCTGTTTTTGTTCGGTGACGTCCCTGAATTCGACCGAACGGACCGTTTTGCCTTTGTACGGCACCATTCTGGCTTCGATGCGCGCGGGATACAATTCGCCGTTTTTGCGGATCCCCAGGGCCTCATAGGGCTTTTCGAAATCCTCCCCGACGTGTTTCGCCGCCGTCTCCCTTGATTCGGGAGCGATCAGCAGGAGGACTTCCATTCCGATCAGTTCCTCGTACGAATATCCCGTAATCTTCGAAAGGCCCTGATTGCACTCGAGGATCCGTTTCCTGTCGTGAATCACGAGGCCGCCGAAGGACGCGTCATGCAGCACTTTATAGCGCTGTTCGCTCTCGCGCAGCGCCTGTTCGGTTTGCCTGCGCCCGGTGACGTCCTGAAGCACGGTCCGGATGCTGGTGATTTTTCCGTCTTCGTCTTTCCCGGCTTCGCCCTTCAGCCACACCCACCCGTGCGAGCCGTCCGGTTTCGTGATCTCCAGTTCCAGCTCAAAGGGGGTCCCGTCCGTTTT is part of the Oscillospiraceae bacterium genome and encodes:
- a CDS encoding PAS domain S-box protein; the protein is GGQVATIFNDVTERYELLEQLDENRVLVDSVINGTTDAIFMKDPEGRYLLLNHAAEKITGKTAAEALGKDDFFLFPEEEARAIKEDDRNVLEKNRTVTHEETITDASGKALTVLSTKGPVYKKDGTLHGLYGITRNISGRKELEKQLRQKNDDLTEAQHISRLGMWRLDTATGQVTWSGELLEIFGFDPKGPSPSFEERMKVYTQESRERLAAAFTRIKTDGTPFELELEITKPDGSHGWVWLKGEAGKDEDGKITSIRGAAQDITARKELVGQLRQKNDDLTEAQHISRLGMWRLDTATGQVTWSGELLEIFGFDPKGPSPSFEERMKVYTQESRERLAAAFTRIKTDGTPFELELEITKPDGSHGWVWLKGEAGKDEDGKITSIRTVLQDVTGRRQTEQALRESEQRYKVLHDASFGGLVIHDRKRILECNQGLSKITGYSYEELIGMEVLLLIAPESRETAAKHVGEDFEKPYEALGIRKNGELYPARIEARMVPYKGKTVRSVEFRDVTEQKQAEKALRESEQRYRSLFEYSGVGIGYYTTDGIVISYNHKALERNGGKPEDFVGKSIHELFTKEQAELYLSRIQKAANSAKLQQYEDCVLRDSKPEWYSSIYTRVSGPDGNVLGVQVSLTDITEKKLAQENISRQNELMAVLLKLLPVGVFMADAQTGKPLAVNDKGRELLGRGVKPDANGNTLSEDYKAYKAGTDIPYPNEELPISLGMKGIGSHIEDMEVERPDGSRILLEVFGTPVKDAQGKLWASLITFTDITARKQSEMNLIHMSSHDVMTGLYNRRYFESILPKLDTPEKLPLSVIVFDINGLKLVNDSFGHEAGDLFIVKAANAIQSACRPGDVAARTGGDEFVLLLPATKGEDALHIGNAIKDAALKETVSNVGLSLSYGYATKENPGQSLNDVTANAENYMYRYKLYENAGRKSDTISVIMKALFEKSPREEAHSRRVSAICKLIAAQLNFSEDDVNKMGIAGLLHDIGKIGAEEKILNKPGPLTPEERKEMEKHAEASWRILSSSVEFKELAKYILHHHESWSGGGYPQGVKGQEIPLEARIITLADSYDAMTNARSYKPAMSREAAIAEIVEKSGIQFDPELVDLFLNLRVDDSKHDTAETEKPEPAKAKKRRTEK